The genome window CCAGACGGCGGCGATGTCGGCCGGCATCGACGCGGCGACGGGCGACATCCTCATTCCGATGGACGCCGACCTGCAAAACGATCCGGCTGATATACGGCGCCTGCTCGACAAGCTCGATGAAGGCTTCGACGTCGTCTCGGGTTGGCGAAAGAACCGCCAGGACAAACTTATTTCGCGCAAGATTCCGTCACAGATCGCTAACCGCATCATCTCGTGGATCGGCGGCGTCCACCTGCACGATTACGGTTGTTCGCTAAAAGCCTATCGTCGCGAAGTGATACAGGACGTGCGGCTCTACGGCGAGATGCATCGATTTATACCGATCTATGCTTCGTGGGCCGGTGCCCGTGTGACCGAGATTCCCGTCGATCACCACGCCCGCACGATGGGCAAGTCGAAGTACGGGATATCTCGCACCATCAAAGTTGTTTTCGACCTGATGACGATCAAATTCATGGCGTCGTATCAGACAAAGCCGATATATGTTTTCGGTACATTCGGAATGATCGCGTTCCTTCTAGCACTGGTCGCCGGCATCTGGGCCGTCGTGCTAAAACTCGAAGGCGTCTCGTTCATCCTCACTCCGCTGCCTGTAATCACCGTCGTCATGCTCGCGATCTCGGTGCAGTTCTTCCTAATGGGCCTGCTCGCGGAATTGCTCGTTCGCACCTATCACGAATCGCAGGACAAGACGATCTATGCGGTCAGGGAACGTATCGGATTCGAAAAATAGCTAATAGCTGATAGCTAACAGCTATTAGCTACTTTCTTAAATGTGCGGCATCACCGGCTGGGTCAAATTATCAAATAGTTCGACGGATCATACCGAGGCCGTTCTGCACTCGATGTGCGAGACGATTCTGCACCGCGGTCCTGACAGTGAGGGTATCTGGATGGACGACACCGTCGCTCTCGGTATGCGGCGGCTGTCGATCATCGATCTCAGGACCGGCGACCAGCCCGTTTTTAGCGAGGACCGCGCGGTCGTCGCAATGCAGAACGGCGAGCTCTATAACTATCGCGAGGTCCGCGAAGAGTTAGAGAAAAAAGGCCACCGGTTTACGACCCAGACCGACACAGAGATCATCCCGCACCTCTATCAGGAATACGGCGAGGATTTCGTCAATCACCTCAACGGCATGTTCGCGATATCGCTGTGGGACTCGCGCAAGAAAAAACTCATTCTCGCCCGCGACCGATTTGGCGAAAAACCGCTGTATTACGGCGTTTTTGACAACAAACTTATCTACGCGTCCGAGCCCAAAGCGATTCTCGCCAATCCCTCCGTCAAGGCCGACCTCGACCTCGACGCCCTGCGGCACTATCTCAGTTACGATTACGTTCCGGCCCCGCTTTCTATCTACAAAGGTATCGCAAAACTCCCTGCCGCCCTTGTCCTCACGGTCGAGAACGGACAGATAAAGACACGCCAGTATTGGAAGCTCGAATGGACCAACCGATTGCAGAAGCGCGCGCGTGAGCAAGGGCGTAACGCCCACCTGGAAGAAAGAGCGACTGAGCTTCAAAGCCTCCTCTCCGACGCGGTCCGAATGCGTCTCGTCTCGGACGTCCCACTCGGCATACTGCTTTCCGGAGGCGTCGACTCATCGACCGTGGCAGCATTCGCCACACAGTACGCAACAGAAAAGGTAAAAACATTCTCGATCGGCTTTGAAGAAGATTCCTTTGACGAATCAAAATTTGCCCGCCGCGTCGCGCGACATCTGGACACCGAACATTACGAAGACAAGCTCTCGGCCGCAACGGCCGGCGATCTCATCAGCGAGATCGGCCAGTGGCTCGATGAACCGATGTCCGACGGCTCGTTGATACCGACTTTCTTACTCGCGCGGTTTGTCAGGCAGCACGTGACCGTTGCTCTCGGCGGTGACGGCGGCGACGAATTATTCGCGGGTTACCCGATGTATCGCGCACATCAGTTAATGCGAAAGTATAGAGCGATACCGCGATTTCTCCGCTCCGGCCTGATCGAGCCGGTCGTAAACCGTCTTCCCGTATCGACAAAGAACATGTCGTTCGATTACAAAGCAAAACGCTTTGTCCGAGGCGCGAATCTTGAGGCAGTCGAACGCCACCACACGTGGTTCGGCTCCTTCGCGGCATCCGACCACGAGCGACTGCTGACCCGCGACGTCCTCGACCATAGCAACGGAGACATCTACGCCGACGCCCGCGCGACGCTGTCGCACTCGAACGCCGCCGACGAGATCGAGCAGATGCAGCAACTCGACATCAGCTACTACCTCGCCGAAGACATCCTGACCAAGGTCGACCGAGCCGCGATGGCCGTCTCGCTCGAAACGCGTGCCCCGTTTCTCGATCCTCGCGTCGGGCAATTTGCCGCCTCGATCCCCGTCGATTACAAACTCCGCGGCGGCAAAGGCAAGTTCATCCTAAAGAGGGCCGTCAAACCGCTCCTGCCCGCCGAGATCCTCAATCGCCCCAAAAAAGGCTTCGGCATCCCCATCGCCGAATGGCTCAAAGGCCGACTAAATCCTCTGATGCACGATCTGCTAGACGAAAAGCGAATTCACGAACAAGGTCTCTTCAACCCCGAGTATGTTGCTGCCCTCATCCACGAACACGAAACCGGCCGGGCGAGCCATCACAAGCAACTGTGGACATTGCTTGTTTTCGAGCTTTGGTTTGAAAACTTTCTGTCGGATCGCTGAGACGAAGAGATTCAACCACGGATAAACACAGATAGACACAGATGTCTTCGTTTCATGGTCTGTGTTCATCTGTGTGCATCTGTGGTTTCATCGTCTTCGTCTTTCGCGTATCATCAGCCTATATGGGAAATCTCTACCCCGAGATCGAACCGTTTGACAGCGGAATGCTGCCGGTTTCGGACATTCATACTATTTATTACGAACGTATCGGCAATCCTGAGGGCACTCCGGTAGTATTCCTGCACGGCGGGCCGGGTGGGGGGTTGATACCGTTGTATAGGCAGTTCTTTGACCCAGCGGTTTATCACGTCGTGTTGTTTGACCAGCGTGGCTCGGGCCAATCGACGCCGCACGCTGAGCTGAGCGAGAACACGACGTGGGACCTGATAAACGACATCGAGACGCTGCGTGAGAAATTTGGGATCGACAAATGGTATGTGTTTGGCGGTTCCTGGGGATCGACCCTGAGCCTCGCCTACGCGGTGAAACATCCTGATCGATGTCTCGGGCTTATACTTCGCGGCATTTTCCTTACGCGTAAGAAGGAGCTGCAGTGGTTCTATCAATACGGAGCATCCGAGATCTATCCAGACTTTTGGGAACGCTACCGTGACGAAATCCCTGAGGACGAACGCGGCGATTTTATCACCGCGTATCATAAACGCCTGACCAGCGAGGACGAGGCGACACGGCTTGCGGCCGCACGTGCATGGAGCGTCTGGGAGGGCTCAACCTCAAAGCTCTACCCGAGCCAGGACCTGATGGAACATTGGGAAGGCGAGCACGAGGCGCTGAGTCTCGCCCGCATCGAGTGTCATTATTTTATGAACAACTCGTTCTTCCCGACCGAGAATTACCTGATCGAGAATGTCGACAAGATACGGCATCTGCCGACCGTGATCGTCCAGGGCCGCTACGACGTCGTCTGCCCGATCACGTCTGCATGGGACCTGCATCGTGCGTTCCCCGAGGCCGAGTTGATCGTCGTGCCGGATGCCGGGCATTCGGTGAGCGAGCCGGGCATCACGTCGGCGCTGGTCGAAGCGATGGAGCGGTTCAAGATCGCGGGTTGAGTTTTTACGTGAATCTTCGCCCTTATCGCTGTATGATAGGAACGATCTAAAGAAGGACTTATCTTATGCCGAATATTGGAACAACAGAGATCATCCTGATCGTCGCCATCCTTTTCCTGCTGTTTGGTGCAACGCGTCTGCCGCAGCTTGCGAAATCGCTCGGTCAATCGCGAAAGGCATTTAAGGAAGGGATGCGTGAGGCGGAGGAAGAGGAAAAGGCTGATACGCAGAAGCTCGCCGCCCCTGCGCCGCAGATCAGCGAGATGACTGATGAGGCCCTCGAGGCTGAGATGCGCAAGCGTGCAGAGGCCAAAGAGGCTTAACCCTTTTCGCCGGTCAGCAAGGTAGCCTTAACGGAAAACCGGAACGACAGCGTTCCGTCCTCGTCATCTATCAATTGAGCGAGTCCGGCGGTGACTCGCTCTTTTTCATTTTCGTCGAGCGTAGAGAGCCACGTCGGCATCAGGAAATCGGCGATCAGCGGCGACGCGACAAACGCCGCACCATCGTCAAACTCGAATATCTCGTTTGCGATCTCTGTGCGGACATTGACCATTCCGCCACGCTCGGCAATTGATTCGAGCTCGGCAACGGTCGGTAGCTCAGTGATCATCGTCTCGGCCGCGTGGCCGTGCTCGCCAAGATCTTCGTTGTAAAGTACCTCCCAAAGCAGCGAGAATACCTCACCAAAACTGCCTGTGCCCGGCAGAAAAACCGCAACGTCGCCGCCCGTCCGCGCGACGCGAACGGCGTCCTCGACCGCGGTTTCAATTTCGGACGGTCGTATGAAACTTGCATCCGAGATCACCACGTCAAAGGCATCGTCATCAAACCTGATCGTCGAAAGATCGACGTCTGAGCCGAGAGCAACGGCCTTGTCCTGCGCGATCGTGAGCATGTCGTAATCCTCGCACGCGGCGAAAATGTCGGTCTTTCCGCCCCATCTTTCTCCGAGCGAGATCGCATGTGTACCCGTCCCGGCGTTTAGATACAGCGCGTTTTCGGCGTCGCTGAGGTCAAGGTGTTTGTCCACGAGATCAGTGAACCGCCGGGTCCATTCCTCCTGAAGCAGCTCGCGCAAATACGCCAATTCTTTCTGCGTCTTGCCCATATGAGTATTAGACTGCATCGGCTTATCGCAAGCAATTTTGATCGGTCTGGTTGGCATCGTGTTATTCTTACCGGACCAAGGTGAAAAAAAACCGCTAACAAAATATGAGTAAGAGCGTTGCGGAACTATTCGATCTCACGGGACGGACAGCAATTGTCACTGGCGGATCACGCGGGCTGGGTAAGGAGATCGCCGAAGGACTCGCTGAGGCCGGGGCGAAGCTCATGCTTTGCGCCAGACGGACGGAATGGCTGGAGGAGACAGTTGAGGAACTGGCGACACGCGGATTTGAAGTGGCAGGAGAGGTTTGTGACGTTTCAAAAATTGAAGAGGCTGATGGCTTGGTCATCGACACTGTCGAGCGGTTTGGCAGCGTAGACATTCTTGTCAACAACGCTGGCATCTCCTGGGGAGCGATGCCCGAGGAGATGACACTCGATCAGTGGCAGAAGGTGATCGATATCAATCTAACCGGCTGCTTCCTTATGGCACAGGCCGTGGGGCGAAAGATGCTCGCTCAGGGACGCGGGTCAATAATCAACATCGCTTCGATCGCAGGATTGACATCTTCGGCGAACGGCCCGTTCTACGCGGGTTATGTGGCCAGCAAGGCCGGACTGATCGGCCTTACTCGCGAACTTGCGGCTAGCTGGGGACGCCGGGGCGTTAGGGTAAACGCCGTGGCTCCGGGCTTCTTTCGTTCGCGTCTCGCCGGTGCGGTAATCGACATCTACGAACGCTCGATTCAGGAGAATAATGTTATCCCGCGCATCGGTCACGAAGGCGAACTAAAGGGCGTAGCGGTCTTCCTTGCCTCGGAAGCATCAAGCTACATTACTGGCCAAACAATAGCAGTGGATGGTGGAATGACGGTCTGAATCACATCTCTAAAGACGGTGTTGTAGTCAAGGCGGAGCTTCGCTGTTCGGCGCGGGGGCCGGTGGTGAAGTGGGTAGTCGGTTGACGAAGAAGTTCTGATCTTCATTTATTTGTTCGTAGCTGTCCGAAGCGTGGCATCGGACTTGTCGAGTAAGAGCTGGTGGCTCACTCATTCATCTCTTCGGGTCTGCTTGTGTTAGCGAGGCAGTGTTTCTCACTGCCTCAATACCCATGATGTTTCGTTTCGCACTTTGCCGGCGGTCAAGCAAGGCAAGGTTGGCTTGGCTCTATCAGGTCACGGTCATTTCGGACCATGCGATTCTTTCGAGCATTGCCAACTGTGCGTCCACGCAGGTCGAACTCTTCTGCCGTGATCGAGTCACGAAGCATTATCGAGAGTTTGACCAGAAGTTTGCGGGCAGTGGCCGTTTTGGCCACAGCCCTGGGTTTCCTCTTTGAGAGCCGTTTGTAGAATGCGTTCAGTCTCGCATCCGAGCGAACGGCTATCTGAGAGGCTTGGCCCAGATGAAAGCGAAGCAGTCTCGGCCCTGCCTTGCTGATCCGCCCGAAGCGTATCTTCTCGGCACTGGAACGTTCGACGGGATCGTAACCTGCAAAGCGTGTTACTGCTTTGGTTCCTTTGTCGAAGCGTGTGACATCGCCGACCGTGTGAACGAATATCAGGGCCGTGAGATATCCGACGCCCCTCTGGGTCATCAGCAGCTGTGCCTTGGTGTCTGCCGTTGCTTTCTGCTTTAGCCAAGACT of Chloracidobacterium sp. contains these proteins:
- a CDS encoding IS110 family transposase; its protein translation is MTQRGVGYLTALIFVHTVGDVTRFDKGTKAVTRFAGYDPVERSSAEKIRFGRISKAGPRLLRFHLGQASQIAVRSDARLNAFYKRLSKRKPRAVAKTATARKLLVKLSIMLRDSITAEEFDLRGRTVGNARKNRMVRNDRDLIEPSQPCLA
- a CDS encoding glycosyltransferase family 2 protein, whose protein sequence is MRQDTNPELSLFLPVLDEEENLRPMHAKIQAALDELGRSAEVIYVDDGSTDSSLKILREIADNDERVRVISLRRNYGQTAAMSAGIDAATGDILIPMDADLQNDPADIRRLLDKLDEGFDVVSGWRKNRQDKLISRKIPSQIANRIISWIGGVHLHDYGCSLKAYRREVIQDVRLYGEMHRFIPIYASWAGARVTEIPVDHHARTMGKSKYGISRTIKVVFDLMTIKFMASYQTKPIYVFGTFGMIAFLLALVAGIWAVVLKLEGVSFILTPLPVITVVMLAISVQFFLMGLLAELLVRTYHESQDKTIYAVRERIGFEK
- the tatA gene encoding twin-arginine translocase TatA/TatE family subunit, yielding MPNIGTTEIILIVAILFLLFGATRLPQLAKSLGQSRKAFKEGMREAEEEEKADTQKLAAPAPQISEMTDEALEAEMRKRAEAKEA
- the pip gene encoding prolyl aminopeptidase; translation: MGNLYPEIEPFDSGMLPVSDIHTIYYERIGNPEGTPVVFLHGGPGGGLIPLYRQFFDPAVYHVVLFDQRGSGQSTPHAELSENTTWDLINDIETLREKFGIDKWYVFGGSWGSTLSLAYAVKHPDRCLGLILRGIFLTRKKELQWFYQYGASEIYPDFWERYRDEIPEDERGDFITAYHKRLTSEDEATRLAAARAWSVWEGSTSKLYPSQDLMEHWEGEHEALSLARIECHYFMNNSFFPTENYLIENVDKIRHLPTVIVQGRYDVVCPITSAWDLHRAFPEAELIVVPDAGHSVSEPGITSALVEAMERFKIAG
- the asnB gene encoding asparagine synthase (glutamine-hydrolyzing), producing the protein MCGITGWVKLSNSSTDHTEAVLHSMCETILHRGPDSEGIWMDDTVALGMRRLSIIDLRTGDQPVFSEDRAVVAMQNGELYNYREVREELEKKGHRFTTQTDTEIIPHLYQEYGEDFVNHLNGMFAISLWDSRKKKLILARDRFGEKPLYYGVFDNKLIYASEPKAILANPSVKADLDLDALRHYLSYDYVPAPLSIYKGIAKLPAALVLTVENGQIKTRQYWKLEWTNRLQKRAREQGRNAHLEERATELQSLLSDAVRMRLVSDVPLGILLSGGVDSSTVAAFATQYATEKVKTFSIGFEEDSFDESKFARRVARHLDTEHYEDKLSAATAGDLISEIGQWLDEPMSDGSLIPTFLLARFVRQHVTVALGGDGGDELFAGYPMYRAHQLMRKYRAIPRFLRSGLIEPVVNRLPVSTKNMSFDYKAKRFVRGANLEAVERHHTWFGSFAASDHERLLTRDVLDHSNGDIYADARATLSHSNAADEIEQMQQLDISYYLAEDILTKVDRAAMAVSLETRAPFLDPRVGQFAASIPVDYKLRGGKGKFILKRAVKPLLPAEILNRPKKGFGIPIAEWLKGRLNPLMHDLLDEKRIHEQGLFNPEYVAALIHEHETGRASHHKQLWTLLVFELWFENFLSDR
- a CDS encoding glucose 1-dehydrogenase; the encoded protein is MSKSVAELFDLTGRTAIVTGGSRGLGKEIAEGLAEAGAKLMLCARRTEWLEETVEELATRGFEVAGEVCDVSKIEEADGLVIDTVERFGSVDILVNNAGISWGAMPEEMTLDQWQKVIDINLTGCFLMAQAVGRKMLAQGRGSIINIASIAGLTSSANGPFYAGYVASKAGLIGLTRELAASWGRRGVRVNAVAPGFFRSRLAGAVIDIYERSIQENNVIPRIGHEGELKGVAVFLASEASSYITGQTIAVDGGMTV
- a CDS encoding class I SAM-dependent methyltransferase yields the protein MQSNTHMGKTQKELAYLRELLQEEWTRRFTDLVDKHLDLSDAENALYLNAGTGTHAISLGERWGGKTDIFAACEDYDMLTIAQDKAVALGSDVDLSTIRFDDDAFDVVISDASFIRPSEIETAVEDAVRVARTGGDVAVFLPGTGSFGEVFSLLWEVLYNEDLGEHGHAAETMITELPTVAELESIAERGGMVNVRTEIANEIFEFDDGAAFVASPLIADFLMPTWLSTLDENEKERVTAGLAQLIDDEDGTLSFRFSVKATLLTGEKG